The Dioscorea cayenensis subsp. rotundata cultivar TDr96_F1 chromosome 19, TDr96_F1_v2_PseudoChromosome.rev07_lg8_w22 25.fasta, whole genome shotgun sequence genome includes a window with the following:
- the LOC120249428 gene encoding prolycopene isomerase 1, chloroplastic isoform X1 translates to MLHLGFVSHAIFPSTAPKSYVFARRTSSGRGVRTCERARLRPWRAMAVLGVEKTVGRGEERAPVEKEQYDAIVIGSGIGGLVAATQLAVKGARVLVLEKYVIPGGSSGFFERDGFTFDVGSSVMFGFSDKGNLNLITQALAAVGHKMQVIPDPTTVHFHLPSNLSVRVHREYDDFITELINNFPHEKDGILGFYNECWKIFNALNSLELKSLEEPIYLFGQFFKKPSECLTLAYYLPQNAGEIARKHIKDPQLLSFIDAECFIVSTVNALQTPMINASMVLCDRHFGGINYPVGGVGGIAKALANGLVEKGGKILYKANVTNIILENGKAIGVRLPDGREFFSRSVISNATRWDTFGKLLKVDNLPEEEKNFQRIYVKAPSFLSIHMGVKASVLPPDTDCHHFILEDDWNRLEKPYGSIFLSIPTVLDSTLAPKGHHILHIFTTSGIEDWEGLSRKDYEEKKEIVANQIISRLENKLFPGLRNSIILKEVGTPKTHRRYLARYDGTYGPMPRSIPKGLLGMPFNTTGIDGLYCVGDSCFPGQGVIAVSFSGIMCAHRVAADIGLERKSPILDAALLQLLGWLRTMA, encoded by the exons ATGCTCCACTTAGGGTTCGTCTCCCACGCCATCTTCCCTTCAACTGCCCCCAAATCATACGTCTTCGCTCGGAGGACGAGCTCCGGAAGAGGAGTCCGCACTTGTGAGAGGGCAAGACTGCGGCCGTGGCGGGCGATGGCGGTGCTTGGAGTGGAGAAAACGGTGGGTAGGGGAGAAGAGAGGGCTCCGGTGGAGAAGGAGCAGTACGATGCGATCGTGATTGGGTCGGGTATTGGTGGTTTGGTGGCTGCGACGCAGCTGGCGGTGAAGGGTGCTAGGGTTTTGGTACTGGAGAAGTATGTGATTCCGGGTGGGAGCTCCGGGTTCTTTGAGAGAGATGGATTCACTTTCGATGTTGGATCCTCTGTGATGTTCGGCTTCAGCGATAAG GGTAACCTAAATTTAATTACCCAAGCATTAGCAGCAGTTGGGCATAAGATGCAGGTGATACCTGATCCTACAACTGTGCACTTCCATCTACCTAGTAACCTTTCTGTTAGAGTGCATAGAGAATATGACGACTTTATCACAGAGCTTATCAACAACTTTCCTCATGAGAAAGATGGCATACTTGGATTTTACAATGAGTGTTGGAAG ATCTTCAATGCTTTGAATTCTTTGGAGCTGAAGTCATTGGAGGAGCCAATCTACCTCTTTGGACAGTTCTTTAAGAAGCCCTCGGAGTGCCTTACTCTTG CATATTATCTGCCTCAGAATGCTGGTGAAATTGCTCGGAAGCACATAAAAGATCCTCAACTTTTATCCTTCATTGATGCTGAG TGTTTTATTGTCAGCACAGTCAATGCTCTGCAAACACCAATGATAAATGCAAGCATG GTCCTATGTGACAGGCATTTTGGTGGGATTAATTATCCAGTTGGTGGAGTTGGTGGAATTGCGAAGGCTTTGGCAAATGGCTTAGTTGAAAAAGGGGGCAAAATTCTTTACAAGGCAAATGTGACTAACATTATACTTGAGAATGGGAAGGCT ATAGGAGTGAGGCTGCCTGATGGAAGAGAATTCTTCTCTAGATCAGTGATATCAAATGCAACCAGATGGGATACTTTTG GAAAGCTTTTGAAAGTGGATAATCTTCCTGAAGAGGAAAAGAATTTCCAAAGAATTTATGTCAAGGCACCCTCATTTTTGTCCATTCACATGGGAGTCAAAGCCTCAGTTTTGCCTCCTGACACAGATTGCCACCATTTCATCCTAGAG GATGATTGGAATAGACTGGAGAAGCCTTATGGTAGCATTTTTTTGAGTATCCCTACTGTTCTTGACTCCACATTGGCTCCAAAAGGGCACCATATTCTTCACATATTCACAACATCTGGCATTGAGGACTGGGAG GGTCTATCTCGAAAAGACTatgaagagaagaaggagattGTGGCTAACCAAATCATAAGCAGACTTGAAAATAAACTCTTTCCTGGTCTCAGAAACTCTATAATCCTTAAAGAG GTAGGAACACCAAAGACTCACAGGCGATATCTTGCTCGATATGATGGTACGTATGGGCCAATGCCACGTAGTATACCCAAGGGTTTGCTTGGAATGCCTTTCAATACAACA GGCATTGATGGTCTTTACTGTGTTGGGGATAGCTGTTTTCCTGGTCAAGGAGTTATAGCTGTTTCTTTTTCAGGAATTATGTGTGCGCATCGAGTTGCTGCTGATATTG GGCTTGAGAGAAAATCTCCCATTTTGGATGCTGCCCTCCTTCAGCTTCTTGGGTGGCTTAGGACTATGGCCTGA
- the LOC120249428 gene encoding prolycopene isomerase 1, chloroplastic isoform X3: protein MLHLGFVSHAIFPSTAPKSYVFARRTSSGRGVRTCERARLRPWRAMAVLGVEKTVGRGEERAPVEKEQYDAIVIGSGIGGLVAATQLAVKGARVLVLEKYVIPGGSSGFFERDGFTFDVGSSVMFGFSDKGNLNLITQALAAVGHKMQVIPDPTTVHFHLPSNLSVRVHREYDDFITELINNFPHEKDGILGFYNECWKIFNALNSLELKSLEEPIYLFGQFFKKPSECLTLAYYLPQNAGEIARKHIKDPQLLSFIDAECFIVSTVNALQTPMINASMVLCDRHFGGINYPVGGVGGIAKALANGLVEKGGKILYKANVTNIILENGKAIGVRLPDGREFFSRSVISNATRWDTFGKLLKVDNLPEEEKNFQRIYVKAPSFLSIHMGVKASVLPPDTDCHHFILEDDWNRLEKPYGSIFLSIPTVLDSTLAPKGHHILHIFTTSGIEDWEVGTPKTHRRYLARYDGTYGPMPRSIPKGLLGMPFNTTGIDGLYCVGDSCFPGQGVIAVSFSGIMCAHRVAADIGLERKSPILDAALLQLLGWLRTMA from the exons ATGCTCCACTTAGGGTTCGTCTCCCACGCCATCTTCCCTTCAACTGCCCCCAAATCATACGTCTTCGCTCGGAGGACGAGCTCCGGAAGAGGAGTCCGCACTTGTGAGAGGGCAAGACTGCGGCCGTGGCGGGCGATGGCGGTGCTTGGAGTGGAGAAAACGGTGGGTAGGGGAGAAGAGAGGGCTCCGGTGGAGAAGGAGCAGTACGATGCGATCGTGATTGGGTCGGGTATTGGTGGTTTGGTGGCTGCGACGCAGCTGGCGGTGAAGGGTGCTAGGGTTTTGGTACTGGAGAAGTATGTGATTCCGGGTGGGAGCTCCGGGTTCTTTGAGAGAGATGGATTCACTTTCGATGTTGGATCCTCTGTGATGTTCGGCTTCAGCGATAAG GGTAACCTAAATTTAATTACCCAAGCATTAGCAGCAGTTGGGCATAAGATGCAGGTGATACCTGATCCTACAACTGTGCACTTCCATCTACCTAGTAACCTTTCTGTTAGAGTGCATAGAGAATATGACGACTTTATCACAGAGCTTATCAACAACTTTCCTCATGAGAAAGATGGCATACTTGGATTTTACAATGAGTGTTGGAAG ATCTTCAATGCTTTGAATTCTTTGGAGCTGAAGTCATTGGAGGAGCCAATCTACCTCTTTGGACAGTTCTTTAAGAAGCCCTCGGAGTGCCTTACTCTTG CATATTATCTGCCTCAGAATGCTGGTGAAATTGCTCGGAAGCACATAAAAGATCCTCAACTTTTATCCTTCATTGATGCTGAG TGTTTTATTGTCAGCACAGTCAATGCTCTGCAAACACCAATGATAAATGCAAGCATG GTCCTATGTGACAGGCATTTTGGTGGGATTAATTATCCAGTTGGTGGAGTTGGTGGAATTGCGAAGGCTTTGGCAAATGGCTTAGTTGAAAAAGGGGGCAAAATTCTTTACAAGGCAAATGTGACTAACATTATACTTGAGAATGGGAAGGCT ATAGGAGTGAGGCTGCCTGATGGAAGAGAATTCTTCTCTAGATCAGTGATATCAAATGCAACCAGATGGGATACTTTTG GAAAGCTTTTGAAAGTGGATAATCTTCCTGAAGAGGAAAAGAATTTCCAAAGAATTTATGTCAAGGCACCCTCATTTTTGTCCATTCACATGGGAGTCAAAGCCTCAGTTTTGCCTCCTGACACAGATTGCCACCATTTCATCCTAGAG GATGATTGGAATAGACTGGAGAAGCCTTATGGTAGCATTTTTTTGAGTATCCCTACTGTTCTTGACTCCACATTGGCTCCAAAAGGGCACCATATTCTTCACATATTCACAACATCTGGCATTGAGGACTGGGAG GTAGGAACACCAAAGACTCACAGGCGATATCTTGCTCGATATGATGGTACGTATGGGCCAATGCCACGTAGTATACCCAAGGGTTTGCTTGGAATGCCTTTCAATACAACA GGCATTGATGGTCTTTACTGTGTTGGGGATAGCTGTTTTCCTGGTCAAGGAGTTATAGCTGTTTCTTTTTCAGGAATTATGTGTGCGCATCGAGTTGCTGCTGATATTG GGCTTGAGAGAAAATCTCCCATTTTGGATGCTGCCCTCCTTCAGCTTCTTGGGTGGCTTAGGACTATGGCCTGA
- the LOC120249428 gene encoding prolycopene isomerase 1, chloroplastic isoform X2, producing MLHLGFVSHAIFPSTAPKSYVFARRTSSGRGVRTCERARLRPWRAMAVLGVEKTVGRGEERAPVEKEQYDAIVIGSGIGGLVAATQLAVKGARVLVLEKYVIPGGSSGFFERDGFTFDVGSSVMFGFSDKGNLNLITQALAAVGHKMQVIPDPTTVHFHLPSNLSVRVHREYDDFITELINNFPHEKDGILGFYNECWKIFNALNSLELKSLEEPIYLFGQFFKKPSECLTLAYYLPQNAGEIARKHIKDPQLLSFIDAECFIVSTVNALQTPMINASMVLCDRHFGGINYPVGGVGGIAKALANGLVEKGGKILYKANVTNIILENGKAIGVRLPDGREFFSRSVISNATRWDTFGKLLKVDNLPEEEKNFQRIYVKAPSFLSIHMGVKASVLPPDTDCHHFILEDDWNRLEKPYGSIFLSIPTVLDSTLAPKGHHILHIFTTSGIEDWEGLSRKDYEEKKEIVANQIISRLENKLFPGLRNSIILKEVGTPKTHRRYLARYDGTYGPMPRSIPKGLLGMPFNTTGIDGLYCVGDSCFPGQGVIAVSFSGIMCAHRVAADIGSVQDY from the exons ATGCTCCACTTAGGGTTCGTCTCCCACGCCATCTTCCCTTCAACTGCCCCCAAATCATACGTCTTCGCTCGGAGGACGAGCTCCGGAAGAGGAGTCCGCACTTGTGAGAGGGCAAGACTGCGGCCGTGGCGGGCGATGGCGGTGCTTGGAGTGGAGAAAACGGTGGGTAGGGGAGAAGAGAGGGCTCCGGTGGAGAAGGAGCAGTACGATGCGATCGTGATTGGGTCGGGTATTGGTGGTTTGGTGGCTGCGACGCAGCTGGCGGTGAAGGGTGCTAGGGTTTTGGTACTGGAGAAGTATGTGATTCCGGGTGGGAGCTCCGGGTTCTTTGAGAGAGATGGATTCACTTTCGATGTTGGATCCTCTGTGATGTTCGGCTTCAGCGATAAG GGTAACCTAAATTTAATTACCCAAGCATTAGCAGCAGTTGGGCATAAGATGCAGGTGATACCTGATCCTACAACTGTGCACTTCCATCTACCTAGTAACCTTTCTGTTAGAGTGCATAGAGAATATGACGACTTTATCACAGAGCTTATCAACAACTTTCCTCATGAGAAAGATGGCATACTTGGATTTTACAATGAGTGTTGGAAG ATCTTCAATGCTTTGAATTCTTTGGAGCTGAAGTCATTGGAGGAGCCAATCTACCTCTTTGGACAGTTCTTTAAGAAGCCCTCGGAGTGCCTTACTCTTG CATATTATCTGCCTCAGAATGCTGGTGAAATTGCTCGGAAGCACATAAAAGATCCTCAACTTTTATCCTTCATTGATGCTGAG TGTTTTATTGTCAGCACAGTCAATGCTCTGCAAACACCAATGATAAATGCAAGCATG GTCCTATGTGACAGGCATTTTGGTGGGATTAATTATCCAGTTGGTGGAGTTGGTGGAATTGCGAAGGCTTTGGCAAATGGCTTAGTTGAAAAAGGGGGCAAAATTCTTTACAAGGCAAATGTGACTAACATTATACTTGAGAATGGGAAGGCT ATAGGAGTGAGGCTGCCTGATGGAAGAGAATTCTTCTCTAGATCAGTGATATCAAATGCAACCAGATGGGATACTTTTG GAAAGCTTTTGAAAGTGGATAATCTTCCTGAAGAGGAAAAGAATTTCCAAAGAATTTATGTCAAGGCACCCTCATTTTTGTCCATTCACATGGGAGTCAAAGCCTCAGTTTTGCCTCCTGACACAGATTGCCACCATTTCATCCTAGAG GATGATTGGAATAGACTGGAGAAGCCTTATGGTAGCATTTTTTTGAGTATCCCTACTGTTCTTGACTCCACATTGGCTCCAAAAGGGCACCATATTCTTCACATATTCACAACATCTGGCATTGAGGACTGGGAG GGTCTATCTCGAAAAGACTatgaagagaagaaggagattGTGGCTAACCAAATCATAAGCAGACTTGAAAATAAACTCTTTCCTGGTCTCAGAAACTCTATAATCCTTAAAGAG GTAGGAACACCAAAGACTCACAGGCGATATCTTGCTCGATATGATGGTACGTATGGGCCAATGCCACGTAGTATACCCAAGGGTTTGCTTGGAATGCCTTTCAATACAACA GGCATTGATGGTCTTTACTGTGTTGGGGATAGCTGTTTTCCTGGTCAAGGAGTTATAGCTGTTTCTTTTTCAGGAATTATGTGTGCGCATCGAGTTGCTGCTGATATTG GTTCTGTGCAAGATTACTGA
- the LOC120249428 gene encoding prolycopene isomerase 1, chloroplastic isoform X4 has protein sequence MLHLGFVSHAIFPSTAPKSYVFARRTSSGRGVRTCERARLRPWRAMAVLGVEKTVGRGEERAPVEKEQYDAIVIGSGIGGLVAATQLAVKGARVLVLEKYVIPGGSSGFFERDGFTFDVGSSVMFGFSDKGNLNLITQALAAVGHKMQVIPDPTTVHFHLPSNLSVRVHREYDDFITELINNFPHEKDGILGFYNECWKIFNALNSLELKSLEEPIYLFGQFFKKPSECLTLAYYLPQNAGEIARKHIKDPQLLSFIDAECFIVSTVNALQTPMINASMVLCDRHFGGINYPVGGVGGIAKALANGLVEKGGKILYKANVTNIILENGKAIGVRLPDGREFFSRSVISNATRWDTFGKLLKVDNLPEEEKNFQRIYVKAPSFLSIHMGVKASVLPPDTDCHHFILEDDWNRLEKPYGSIFLSIPTVLDSTLAPKGHHILHIFTTSGIEDWEGLSRKDYEEKKEIVANQIISRLENKLFPGLRNSIILKEVGTPKTHRRYLARYDGH, from the exons ATGCTCCACTTAGGGTTCGTCTCCCACGCCATCTTCCCTTCAACTGCCCCCAAATCATACGTCTTCGCTCGGAGGACGAGCTCCGGAAGAGGAGTCCGCACTTGTGAGAGGGCAAGACTGCGGCCGTGGCGGGCGATGGCGGTGCTTGGAGTGGAGAAAACGGTGGGTAGGGGAGAAGAGAGGGCTCCGGTGGAGAAGGAGCAGTACGATGCGATCGTGATTGGGTCGGGTATTGGTGGTTTGGTGGCTGCGACGCAGCTGGCGGTGAAGGGTGCTAGGGTTTTGGTACTGGAGAAGTATGTGATTCCGGGTGGGAGCTCCGGGTTCTTTGAGAGAGATGGATTCACTTTCGATGTTGGATCCTCTGTGATGTTCGGCTTCAGCGATAAG GGTAACCTAAATTTAATTACCCAAGCATTAGCAGCAGTTGGGCATAAGATGCAGGTGATACCTGATCCTACAACTGTGCACTTCCATCTACCTAGTAACCTTTCTGTTAGAGTGCATAGAGAATATGACGACTTTATCACAGAGCTTATCAACAACTTTCCTCATGAGAAAGATGGCATACTTGGATTTTACAATGAGTGTTGGAAG ATCTTCAATGCTTTGAATTCTTTGGAGCTGAAGTCATTGGAGGAGCCAATCTACCTCTTTGGACAGTTCTTTAAGAAGCCCTCGGAGTGCCTTACTCTTG CATATTATCTGCCTCAGAATGCTGGTGAAATTGCTCGGAAGCACATAAAAGATCCTCAACTTTTATCCTTCATTGATGCTGAG TGTTTTATTGTCAGCACAGTCAATGCTCTGCAAACACCAATGATAAATGCAAGCATG GTCCTATGTGACAGGCATTTTGGTGGGATTAATTATCCAGTTGGTGGAGTTGGTGGAATTGCGAAGGCTTTGGCAAATGGCTTAGTTGAAAAAGGGGGCAAAATTCTTTACAAGGCAAATGTGACTAACATTATACTTGAGAATGGGAAGGCT ATAGGAGTGAGGCTGCCTGATGGAAGAGAATTCTTCTCTAGATCAGTGATATCAAATGCAACCAGATGGGATACTTTTG GAAAGCTTTTGAAAGTGGATAATCTTCCTGAAGAGGAAAAGAATTTCCAAAGAATTTATGTCAAGGCACCCTCATTTTTGTCCATTCACATGGGAGTCAAAGCCTCAGTTTTGCCTCCTGACACAGATTGCCACCATTTCATCCTAGAG GATGATTGGAATAGACTGGAGAAGCCTTATGGTAGCATTTTTTTGAGTATCCCTACTGTTCTTGACTCCACATTGGCTCCAAAAGGGCACCATATTCTTCACATATTCACAACATCTGGCATTGAGGACTGGGAG GGTCTATCTCGAAAAGACTatgaagagaagaaggagattGTGGCTAACCAAATCATAAGCAGACTTGAAAATAAACTCTTTCCTGGTCTCAGAAACTCTATAATCCTTAAAGAG GTAGGAACACCAAAGACTCACAGGCGATATCTTGCTCGATATGATG GGCATTGA
- the LOC120249428 gene encoding prolycopene isomerase 1, chloroplastic isoform X5, which produces MLHLGFVSHAIFPSTAPKSYVFARRTSSGRGVRTCERARLRPWRAMAVLGVEKTVGRGEERAPVEKEQYDAIVIGSGIGGLVAATQLAVKGARVLVLEKYVIPGGSSGFFERDGFTFDVGSSVMFGFSDKGNLNLITQALAAVGHKMQVIPDPTTVHFHLPSNLSVRVHREYDDFITELINNFPHEKDGILGFYNECWKIFNALNSLELKSLEEPIYLFGQFFKKPSECLTLAYYLPQNAGEIARKHIKDPQLLSFIDAECFIVSTVNALQTPMINASMVLCDRHFGGINYPVGGVGGIAKALANGLVEKGGKILYKANVTNIILENGKAIGVRLPDGREFFSRSVISNATRWDTFGKLLKVDNLPEEEKNFQRIYVKAPSFLSIHMGVKASVLPPDTDCHHFILEDDWNRLEKPYGSIFLSIPTVLDSTLAPKGHHILHIFTTSGIEDWEGLSRKDYEEKKEIVANQIISRLENKLFPGLRNSIILKEYGILIRSQLFLISM; this is translated from the exons ATGCTCCACTTAGGGTTCGTCTCCCACGCCATCTTCCCTTCAACTGCCCCCAAATCATACGTCTTCGCTCGGAGGACGAGCTCCGGAAGAGGAGTCCGCACTTGTGAGAGGGCAAGACTGCGGCCGTGGCGGGCGATGGCGGTGCTTGGAGTGGAGAAAACGGTGGGTAGGGGAGAAGAGAGGGCTCCGGTGGAGAAGGAGCAGTACGATGCGATCGTGATTGGGTCGGGTATTGGTGGTTTGGTGGCTGCGACGCAGCTGGCGGTGAAGGGTGCTAGGGTTTTGGTACTGGAGAAGTATGTGATTCCGGGTGGGAGCTCCGGGTTCTTTGAGAGAGATGGATTCACTTTCGATGTTGGATCCTCTGTGATGTTCGGCTTCAGCGATAAG GGTAACCTAAATTTAATTACCCAAGCATTAGCAGCAGTTGGGCATAAGATGCAGGTGATACCTGATCCTACAACTGTGCACTTCCATCTACCTAGTAACCTTTCTGTTAGAGTGCATAGAGAATATGACGACTTTATCACAGAGCTTATCAACAACTTTCCTCATGAGAAAGATGGCATACTTGGATTTTACAATGAGTGTTGGAAG ATCTTCAATGCTTTGAATTCTTTGGAGCTGAAGTCATTGGAGGAGCCAATCTACCTCTTTGGACAGTTCTTTAAGAAGCCCTCGGAGTGCCTTACTCTTG CATATTATCTGCCTCAGAATGCTGGTGAAATTGCTCGGAAGCACATAAAAGATCCTCAACTTTTATCCTTCATTGATGCTGAG TGTTTTATTGTCAGCACAGTCAATGCTCTGCAAACACCAATGATAAATGCAAGCATG GTCCTATGTGACAGGCATTTTGGTGGGATTAATTATCCAGTTGGTGGAGTTGGTGGAATTGCGAAGGCTTTGGCAAATGGCTTAGTTGAAAAAGGGGGCAAAATTCTTTACAAGGCAAATGTGACTAACATTATACTTGAGAATGGGAAGGCT ATAGGAGTGAGGCTGCCTGATGGAAGAGAATTCTTCTCTAGATCAGTGATATCAAATGCAACCAGATGGGATACTTTTG GAAAGCTTTTGAAAGTGGATAATCTTCCTGAAGAGGAAAAGAATTTCCAAAGAATTTATGTCAAGGCACCCTCATTTTTGTCCATTCACATGGGAGTCAAAGCCTCAGTTTTGCCTCCTGACACAGATTGCCACCATTTCATCCTAGAG GATGATTGGAATAGACTGGAGAAGCCTTATGGTAGCATTTTTTTGAGTATCCCTACTGTTCTTGACTCCACATTGGCTCCAAAAGGGCACCATATTCTTCACATATTCACAACATCTGGCATTGAGGACTGGGAG GGTCTATCTCGAAAAGACTatgaagagaagaaggagattGTGGCTAACCAAATCATAAGCAGACTTGAAAATAAACTCTTTCCTGGTCTCAGAAACTCTATAATCCTTAAAGAG TATGGCATCCTTATTAGATCACAGCTGTTCTTGATTTCAAT GTAG
- the LOC120249428 gene encoding prolycopene isomerase 1, chloroplastic isoform X6 codes for MLHLGFVSHAIFPSTAPKSYVFARRTSSGRGVRTCERARLRPWRAMAVLGVEKTVGRGEERAPVEKEQYDAIVIGSGIGGLVAATQLAVKGARVLVLEKYVIPGGSSGFFERDGFTFDVGSSVMFGFSDKGNLNLITQALAAVGHKMQVIPDPTTVHFHLPSNLSVRVHREYDDFITELINNFPHEKDGILGFYNECWKIFNALNSLELKSLEEPIYLFGQFFKKPSECLTLAYYLPQNAGEIARKHIKDPQLLSFIDAECFIVSTVNALQTPMINASMVLCDRHFGGINYPVGGVGGIAKALANGLVEKGGKILYKANVTNIILENGKAIGVRLPDGREFFSRSVISNATRWDTFGKLLKVDNLPEEEKNFQRIYVKAPSFLSIHMGVKASVLPPDTDCHHFILEDDWNRLEKPYGSIFLSIPTVLDSTLAPKGHHILHIFTTSGIEDWEGLSRKDYEEKKEIVANQIISRLENKLFPGLRNSIILKEGSMASLLDHSCS; via the exons ATGCTCCACTTAGGGTTCGTCTCCCACGCCATCTTCCCTTCAACTGCCCCCAAATCATACGTCTTCGCTCGGAGGACGAGCTCCGGAAGAGGAGTCCGCACTTGTGAGAGGGCAAGACTGCGGCCGTGGCGGGCGATGGCGGTGCTTGGAGTGGAGAAAACGGTGGGTAGGGGAGAAGAGAGGGCTCCGGTGGAGAAGGAGCAGTACGATGCGATCGTGATTGGGTCGGGTATTGGTGGTTTGGTGGCTGCGACGCAGCTGGCGGTGAAGGGTGCTAGGGTTTTGGTACTGGAGAAGTATGTGATTCCGGGTGGGAGCTCCGGGTTCTTTGAGAGAGATGGATTCACTTTCGATGTTGGATCCTCTGTGATGTTCGGCTTCAGCGATAAG GGTAACCTAAATTTAATTACCCAAGCATTAGCAGCAGTTGGGCATAAGATGCAGGTGATACCTGATCCTACAACTGTGCACTTCCATCTACCTAGTAACCTTTCTGTTAGAGTGCATAGAGAATATGACGACTTTATCACAGAGCTTATCAACAACTTTCCTCATGAGAAAGATGGCATACTTGGATTTTACAATGAGTGTTGGAAG ATCTTCAATGCTTTGAATTCTTTGGAGCTGAAGTCATTGGAGGAGCCAATCTACCTCTTTGGACAGTTCTTTAAGAAGCCCTCGGAGTGCCTTACTCTTG CATATTATCTGCCTCAGAATGCTGGTGAAATTGCTCGGAAGCACATAAAAGATCCTCAACTTTTATCCTTCATTGATGCTGAG TGTTTTATTGTCAGCACAGTCAATGCTCTGCAAACACCAATGATAAATGCAAGCATG GTCCTATGTGACAGGCATTTTGGTGGGATTAATTATCCAGTTGGTGGAGTTGGTGGAATTGCGAAGGCTTTGGCAAATGGCTTAGTTGAAAAAGGGGGCAAAATTCTTTACAAGGCAAATGTGACTAACATTATACTTGAGAATGGGAAGGCT ATAGGAGTGAGGCTGCCTGATGGAAGAGAATTCTTCTCTAGATCAGTGATATCAAATGCAACCAGATGGGATACTTTTG GAAAGCTTTTGAAAGTGGATAATCTTCCTGAAGAGGAAAAGAATTTCCAAAGAATTTATGTCAAGGCACCCTCATTTTTGTCCATTCACATGGGAGTCAAAGCCTCAGTTTTGCCTCCTGACACAGATTGCCACCATTTCATCCTAGAG GATGATTGGAATAGACTGGAGAAGCCTTATGGTAGCATTTTTTTGAGTATCCCTACTGTTCTTGACTCCACATTGGCTCCAAAAGGGCACCATATTCTTCACATATTCACAACATCTGGCATTGAGGACTGGGAG GGTCTATCTCGAAAAGACTatgaagagaagaaggagattGTGGCTAACCAAATCATAAGCAGACTTGAAAATAAACTCTTTCCTGGTCTCAGAAACTCTATAATCCTTAAAGAG GGCAGTATGGCATCCTTATTAGATCACAGCTGTTCTTGA